The Primulina eburnea isolate SZY01 chromosome 6, ASM2296580v1, whole genome shotgun sequence genome contains a region encoding:
- the LOC140835244 gene encoding uncharacterized protein isoform X1, with protein sequence MALPLGKLTLLVGAGLVGSVLAKEGRLPGVSDFFSGAFKIVLKQLKQEDSTTSSSKPKNDSLLQQVNSLRQELQLLASTRSVTIVTGDRSGSGKYGVIVIVVVVGYGYIWWKGWRLSDMMFATRRGLNDACSSVAKQLENVYSSVSATRKHLSSRIDRVDGKVDECTDNIVATKEEVSELRGDVKLIGSDVNSVHHAVRSLETKISRIEGRQNETNFGVGKLVAFVRNLENTKTVEQIKGSASRPALELPQVSPSRVGSYLLKAVSLPSNSPSPSTSDESQNKQDIFASSDSLQSSASGLKIHGISEGIGVSSLSTPESTNDHTSEVTNSDSSNFGVLERKFSGISAYFLTRSRSAMQSFK encoded by the exons ATGGCCCTTCCTCTTGGAAAGCTCACACTCCTCGTTGGTGCAG GCCTGGTCGGCTCTGTTCTTGCTAAAGAAGGGCGGTTACCTGGTGTATCAGATTTTTTCTCCGGGGCTTTTAAG ATTGTTTTAAAGCAACTTAAGCAAGAAGATTCAACCACTTCAAGCTCTAAGCCAAAAAATGATTCTTTGCTGCAACAG GTTAATAGCCTGAGACAAGAGCTGCAACTCTTGGCATCAACTAGATCTGTTACTATCGTAACTGGAGATCGATCAG GATCTGGGAAATATGGTGTCATCGTCATCGTCGTGGTTGTTGGATATGGCTACATATGGTGGAAA GGCTGgagattatctgatatgatgTTTGCAACGAGACGAGGCTTAAATGATGCATGTAGTTCTGTGGCTAAGCAACTAGAAAATGTTTACTCCTCAGTGTCG GCCACTAGGAAGCATTTATCATCAAGAATTGACCGTGTAGACGGTAAAGTTGACGAGTGTACTGATAATATAGTGGCAACAAAAGAAGAG GTTTCTGAGCTACGGGGTGACGTGAAACTAATAGGTTCCGATGTCAATTCTGTTCATCATGCAGTCCGATCTCTG GAGACTAAAATCAGTAGGATAGAAGGGAGACAG AATGAAACGAACTTTGGTGTGGGGAAGCTGGTCGCCTTTGTCAGGAATCTTGAAAATACAAAAACTGTGGAGCAAATCAAG GGATCTGCATCCAGGCCTGCACTCGAATTGCCACAAGTATCTCCCTCCAGGGTAGGATCTTATCTCCTCAAG GCCGTGTCTTTACCCTCCAATTCTCCATCACCTTCGACTTCCGACGAGTCTCAAAATAAGCAGGATATATTTGCGTCTTCCGATTCTTTGCAAAGCTCTGCATCAGGCCTGAAG ATTCATGGAATATCCGAAGGAATTGGAGTGTCAAGTCTAAGCACCCCTGAGTCTACAAATGATCATACATCTGAAGTAACAAACAGCGATAGCTCAAATTTTGGTGTGTTGGAGCGAAAATTTTCTGGCATAAGTGCTTATTTTCTTACAAGAAGCCGCAGTGCAATGCAGTCTTTTAAGTAG
- the LOC140835563 gene encoding AP2/ERF and B3 domain-containing transcription factor At1g51120-like — protein MEEETLNMLPRENLHKNEESSDSNCSIYMSHPCKRSRFERFKGVVPQQNGHWGAQIYANHHRIWLGTFKSEIDAAMAYDTAAIKLRSGDSHRNFPWTGLSVQEPKFQSLFTTDAVFNMIRDGSYPSKFAEFLRNQKGELELGLNLSSVHGDGQFSCTLLFEKELTPSDVGKLNRLVIPKRYAVKHFPNVPDLSEASLDSERVDEVQLEFYDRQMRLWKFRYCYWKSSQSFVFTRGWNRFVKEKCLTANDTISFYMYESCGGRNFGRSFLVIDKANKGSSRIEDTTKEKTFHGMATASTPRRNIEGIRLFGVQID, from the coding sequence ATGGAAGAAGAGACGTTGAACATGCTTCCACGAGAAAACTTGCACAAGAATGAAGAATCTTCAGATTCTAATTGTAGCATCTACATGTCTCATCCATGTAAGCGCTCTCGATTCGAAAGATTCAAGGGTGTTGTGCCACAGCAAAATGGACACTGGGGAGCCCAAATATACGCAAATCATCACCGAATATGGCTCGGTACGTTTAAATCCGAGATAGATGCTGCTATGGCCTATGACACTGCAGCAATCAAACTTAGGAGCGGGGATTCTCACAGAAATTTCCCATGGACTGGATTAAGTGTTCAAGAACCAAAGTTCCAAAGCCTTTTTACCACGGATGCAGTTTTTAACATGATAAGGGATGGATCATATCCATCAAAATTTGCTGAATTTCTAAGGAATCAAAAGGGTGAATTAGAATTAGGCCTTAATTTATCGTCTGTCCATGGAGATGGACAATTTTCATGCACCCTGCTTTTTGAGAAGGAATTAACACCAAGTGATGTTGGCAAGCTCAATAGGCTTGTTATCCCTAAAAGGTACGCGGTGAAGCATTTTCCTAATGTCCCCGATCTTAGTGAAGCTAGTTTGGATTCTGAAAGAGTTGATGAAGTTCAGCTTGAGTTTTATGATAGGCAAATGAGATTGTGGAAATTTCGGTACTGTTATTGGAAAAGTAGCCAGAGTTTTGTCTTCACAAGAGGTTGGAACAGGTTCGTTAAGGAGAAGTGCCTGACAGCAAACGACACGATTTCTTTTTACATGTATGAGAGCTGTGGTGGACGAAATTTTGGGCGGTCTTTTTTAGTGATTGACAAAGCAAACAAGGGGAGTTCAAGAATTGAAGACACGACCAAAGAAAAGACATTTCATGGAATGGCGACGGCTTCTACTCCTCGAAGAAACATAGAAGGTATTAGGCTTTTTGGGGTTCAAATTGATTAA
- the LOC140835244 gene encoding uncharacterized protein isoform X2 has translation MALPLGKLTLLVGAGLVGSVLAKEGRLPGVSDFFSGAFKIVLKQLKQEDSTTSSSKPKNDSLLQQVNSLRQELQLLASTRSVTIVTGDRSGSGKYGVIVIVVVVGYGYIWWKGWRLSDMMFATRRGLNDACSSVAKQLENVYSSVSATRKHLSSRIDRVDGKVDECTDNIVATKEEVSELRGDVKLIGSDVNSVHHAVRSLETKISRIEGRQNETNFGVGKLVAFVRNLENTKTVEQIKGSASRPALELPQVSPSRAVSLPSNSPSPSTSDESQNKQDIFASSDSLQSSASGLKIHGISEGIGVSSLSTPESTNDHTSEVTNSDSSNFGVLERKFSGISAYFLTRSRSAMQSFK, from the exons ATGGCCCTTCCTCTTGGAAAGCTCACACTCCTCGTTGGTGCAG GCCTGGTCGGCTCTGTTCTTGCTAAAGAAGGGCGGTTACCTGGTGTATCAGATTTTTTCTCCGGGGCTTTTAAG ATTGTTTTAAAGCAACTTAAGCAAGAAGATTCAACCACTTCAAGCTCTAAGCCAAAAAATGATTCTTTGCTGCAACAG GTTAATAGCCTGAGACAAGAGCTGCAACTCTTGGCATCAACTAGATCTGTTACTATCGTAACTGGAGATCGATCAG GATCTGGGAAATATGGTGTCATCGTCATCGTCGTGGTTGTTGGATATGGCTACATATGGTGGAAA GGCTGgagattatctgatatgatgTTTGCAACGAGACGAGGCTTAAATGATGCATGTAGTTCTGTGGCTAAGCAACTAGAAAATGTTTACTCCTCAGTGTCG GCCACTAGGAAGCATTTATCATCAAGAATTGACCGTGTAGACGGTAAAGTTGACGAGTGTACTGATAATATAGTGGCAACAAAAGAAGAG GTTTCTGAGCTACGGGGTGACGTGAAACTAATAGGTTCCGATGTCAATTCTGTTCATCATGCAGTCCGATCTCTG GAGACTAAAATCAGTAGGATAGAAGGGAGACAG AATGAAACGAACTTTGGTGTGGGGAAGCTGGTCGCCTTTGTCAGGAATCTTGAAAATACAAAAACTGTGGAGCAAATCAAG GGATCTGCATCCAGGCCTGCACTCGAATTGCCACAAGTATCTCCCTCCAGG GCCGTGTCTTTACCCTCCAATTCTCCATCACCTTCGACTTCCGACGAGTCTCAAAATAAGCAGGATATATTTGCGTCTTCCGATTCTTTGCAAAGCTCTGCATCAGGCCTGAAG ATTCATGGAATATCCGAAGGAATTGGAGTGTCAAGTCTAAGCACCCCTGAGTCTACAAATGATCATACATCTGAAGTAACAAACAGCGATAGCTCAAATTTTGGTGTGTTGGAGCGAAAATTTTCTGGCATAAGTGCTTATTTTCTTACAAGAAGCCGCAGTGCAATGCAGTCTTTTAAGTAG